The Daucus carota subsp. sativus chromosome 2, DH1 v3.0, whole genome shotgun sequence genome includes a window with the following:
- the LOC108208749 gene encoding glutaredoxin-C9, which translates to MEVEKHLMGIPSDSSTSSSDEMKMNTIYDKVRYLVSGNAVVVFTISGCCMCHVVKQLLFSLGVGPTVVELDREEAGLDIHRFLSQIAGEGQQHPVPAVFVGGKFLGGVETLMACHINGTLVPHLKDAGALWL; encoded by the coding sequence ATGGAGGTTGAAAAACACCTAATGGGAATTCCATCAGACAGCAGCACTAGTAGCAGTGATGAGATGAAGATGAACACTATTTACGACAAGGTCCGGTACCTTGTGTCCGGCAATGCAGTGGTGGTGTTCACCATCAGCGGCTGCTGCATGTGCCACGTGGTGAAGCAACTCCTCTTCAGCCTCGGTGTGGGCCCAACGGTGGTGGAGCTGGACAGGGAGGAAGCTGGCCTGGATATCCACCGCTTCCTGAGCCAGATTGCCGGAGAAGGACAGCAGCATCCGGTGCCTGCAGTGTTTGTGGGAGGGAAGTTCTTGGGAGGAGTCGAAACCCTGATGGCTTGTCATATTAATGGCACTCTTGTTCCTCACCTCAAGGATGCTGGTGCTCTCTGGCTCTGA